CCCCTGGGCCAGAACCCCTTCCTGTGGCTGCGCATAGCTGGCGGCCTGGGCCTTCCCCTGCTGTTCACCTACATGGCCTACGACTCCAGCGGCATCCGGGCCATGCAATCGGCCACTGGCCTGTTGTATATTGCTATGGCGTTGGTGCTGGGGGGCGAGATCCTGGCCAAAGGGCTGATGCTGGCCACGGCCGTCCCCAGCTAGTTCCAGCTGCGAGGACGGCCCGGATGCGCGCAGGGGTCATCCTGCTGGCCCTGGGGCTGGGCCTGTCTGCCTGCGGCGGGCAGGGGCCTCCGGCAGAGGTCTCTCCCAGTCCCGCTTCCCCGCCCTCGCCGACGCCCACCGTGGTGGTGGCCACCGTTGTCCCTCCCAGCCCCATTCCCGTTCCGTCTCCCACGCCGACGCCGGTGGCGGTGACGCCCGTTGCTCCCTTCGAGGTGACGGTCTCGGAGGCGGTGAACGTCCGCGCCGCCCCCACCACCGAGGCGGCCATCGTGGGGGCCATCTACCCCGGCGAGCGACGACGGGTGGTGGGAGAGGCCCTGGGCCAGGAGGTGGAGGCAGGCAGGGGCAACGTCTGGTATGCCATCGAAGGCGGGGGCTTCGTCTATGCGCCCCTGGTGCAGAAGGTGAGATGATGGAGCGACCTTGGCCCACCCGCGAGGACGCCTGGCAGCTCCTGTGCGAGTTCACCCGGAGCGAGTCGCTGCGCAAGCATGCCCTGGCGGTGGAGGCGGCCATGCGCGCCTACGCCCGCAGGTTCGGCGAGGACGAGGAGCGCTGGGCCATCGTCGGCCTCCTGCACGACTTCGACTACGAGATGCACCCCACCCCCGACAAGCACCCCCTGGAGGGTGCCCGCATCCTGCGGGAGCGGGGCTGGCCCGAGGACATCGTCCACGCCGTGCTCTGCCACGCCGACTACCTGGACGTGGAGCGGCGCACGCCCATGGACCGGGCCATCTACGCCGTGGACGAGCTGGCCAGCTTCATCGTGGCGGTGGCCCTGGTGCGGCCCCACAAGAGCATCCACGAGGTGGACGTGGCCGCCGTGCGCAAGAAGATGAAGGAGAAGGGGTTCGCCCGGGCGGTGGACAGGGAGATCATCGTCAAGGGGGCG
This region of Dehalococcoidia bacterium genomic DNA includes:
- a CDS encoding HDIG domain-containing protein, with product MMERPWPTREDAWQLLCEFTRSESLRKHALAVEAAMRAYARRFGEDEERWAIVGLLHDFDYEMHPTPDKHPLEGARILRERGWPEDIVHAVLCHADYLDVERRTPMDRAIYAVDELASFIVAVALVRPHKSIHEVDVAAVRKKMKEKGFARAVDREIIVKGAEVLGVDLDEHIATVIEALKPVARELGIAGTDA